A portion of the Corynebacterium heidelbergense genome contains these proteins:
- a CDS encoding electron transfer flavoprotein subunit alpha/FixB family protein has protein sequence MTDVLVLVEHGEGELKNTTLELLTAARVFGTVGAVVVGAPGTADKLQSKLAEAGAETIYAAESDEAESLLITPSVDAVSGLAAHLQVPVMISSTATGNEIAGRVSARVASGAIYGVREVEADRSAKVSIFGGAFTVTSSAAGASPVYTLYPGSVDPEPQAASGTIQEVELPGAGPTAVKITSFAPAEKADRPALAEAKIVVSGGRGVGSAEGFGDVVEPLADALGAAVGASRAAVDAEYYPGKFQVGQTGVTVSPNLYIALGISGAIQHKAGMQTSKTIVAVNKDEEAPLFEITDFGIVGDLFEVAPQATEEINSRK, from the coding sequence ATGACCGACGTTTTGGTTTTGGTTGAGCACGGTGAGGGTGAGCTGAAGAACACCACCCTCGAGCTCCTGACCGCCGCCCGCGTTTTCGGCACCGTGGGTGCCGTTGTGGTGGGTGCCCCGGGCACCGCCGATAAGCTGCAGTCCAAGCTGGCCGAGGCCGGCGCGGAGACCATCTACGCCGCGGAGAGCGACGAGGCCGAGAGCCTGCTGATCACCCCCTCCGTGGATGCCGTCTCCGGCTTGGCCGCGCACTTGCAGGTACCGGTGATGATCTCCTCCACTGCCACCGGCAACGAGATCGCCGGCCGCGTGTCCGCTCGCGTGGCCTCCGGCGCCATCTACGGCGTGCGCGAGGTCGAAGCTGACCGCAGCGCGAAGGTGTCCATCTTCGGTGGCGCCTTCACCGTAACCAGCTCTGCTGCTGGCGCTTCCCCGGTGTACACCCTGTACCCCGGTTCCGTGGACCCGGAGCCGCAGGCCGCCTCCGGCACCATACAGGAAGTGGAGCTGCCCGGCGCTGGCCCCACCGCCGTGAAGATCACCTCCTTCGCCCCGGCCGAGAAGGCCGATCGTCCGGCCTTGGCTGAGGCAAAGATCGTGGTCTCCGGTGGCCGCGGTGTTGGTTCCGCCGAGGGCTTCGGCGATGTGGTGGAGCCTCTGGCGGATGCCCTGGGTGCCGCCGTGGGTGCATCCCGCGCCGCCGTGGATGCCGAGTACTACCCGGGCAAGTTCCAGGTGGGTCAGACCGGCGTGACCGTCTCCCCGAACCTGTACATCGCCCTGGGCATCTCCGGCGCTATCCAGCACAAGGCCGGTATGCAGACCTCCAAGACGATCGTCGCCGTGAACAAGGACGAAGAGGCCCCCCTCTTCGAGATCACGGACTTCGGCATCGTGGGCGACCTCTTCGAGGTGGCCCCGCAGGCTACCGAGGAGATCAACTCCCGCAAGTAG
- a CDS encoding cysteine desulfurase family protein, whose protein sequence is MSQLERTPTRCDRLYLDNAATQRLRREAWEAMEQVAGALNPAGQYASGRAARRHLEEAREQIAELLGADPVEVVFTGSGTEANNIAIQGLAFGSRARTGGANDGARGIASSDIEHPAVLESVQWLTGTTKHPGFGFRRILLPVDEQGRVRAEEWLAGASSEGADPETLSLITCMWANNETGAIQTIEPLAEFAREQGIPFHTDAVQAVGHVPVDFRSLGAATLAASAHKFGGPTSVGLLLARRDAPILSPVRGGGQERGLRSGTVNVVGAMGAARALGASIRDMEQEAARARSIRDRIWEAARNIPEVRRWTTEPALPGHLHLGFPGAEGDSLIMLLDGRGVDASTGSACSAGVNRASHVLAAMGVDAQVARGALRLTIGPDVTLEDAQRVAGELPGVVEQARAAGMAFG, encoded by the coding sequence GTGAGCCAGCTCGAACGCACCCCCACCCGCTGCGACCGCCTCTACCTGGACAATGCCGCCACCCAGCGCCTGCGCCGGGAGGCCTGGGAGGCCATGGAGCAGGTGGCGGGGGCACTCAACCCTGCGGGCCAGTACGCCAGCGGCCGCGCGGCCCGGCGCCACCTGGAGGAGGCCCGCGAGCAGATCGCGGAGCTGCTGGGCGCGGATCCGGTGGAGGTTGTGTTTACCGGGTCTGGGACTGAGGCCAACAACATCGCCATCCAGGGCCTCGCCTTCGGTAGCCGGGCGCGTACTGGAGGGGCCAACGATGGGGCTAGGGGCATCGCCAGCTCCGATATCGAGCACCCCGCAGTACTCGAGTCGGTGCAGTGGTTGACCGGTACTACCAAGCACCCCGGTTTCGGCTTTCGGCGCATTCTGCTGCCCGTGGATGAACAGGGCCGGGTCCGCGCCGAGGAGTGGTTGGCGGGGGCTAGCTCAGAGGGGGCCGATCCGGAAACGTTGTCCCTGATCACCTGCATGTGGGCGAACAACGAGACCGGGGCCATCCAGACCATTGAGCCGTTGGCGGAGTTCGCGCGGGAGCAGGGTATCCCGTTCCACACCGATGCGGTGCAGGCCGTGGGGCACGTCCCGGTGGACTTCCGCAGCTTAGGGGCCGCGACGCTGGCGGCCAGCGCCCACAAGTTCGGGGGGCCCACCTCCGTCGGGCTCCTGCTAGCCCGCAGGGACGCCCCCATCCTCAGCCCCGTCCGCGGCGGCGGGCAGGAGCGCGGCTTGAGGTCGGGGACTGTGAACGTCGTGGGGGCGATGGGGGCGGCGCGGGCGTTGGGGGCGTCCATAAGAGATATGGAACAGGAAGCCGCACGGGCCCGCAGCATTCGGGATCGCATCTGGGAGGCGGCGCGGAACATCCCCGAGGTGCGGCGGTGGACAACGGAACCGGCGCTGCCCGGGCACCTGCACCTGGGGTTCCCGGGTGCGGAGGGCGATAGTCTCATCATGCTGCTGGACGGGCGTGGGGTGGACGCGTCGACGGGGTCCGCGTGTAGCGCTGGTGTGAATCGGGCCAGTCACGTGCTCGCGGCGATGGGCGTGGATGCGCAGGTCGCGCGGGGGGCGCTGCGGCTGACGATCGGTCCGGATGTCACACTGGAGGATGCGCAGCGGGTGGCGGGGGAGCTGCCGGGCGTTGTGGAGCAGGCGCGGGCGGCGGGAATGGCTTTTGGGTAG
- a CDS encoding ATP-binding protein: MPTPRNPFRPSFGTSPYYLAGRSDLLQHFQLSLLEGPGSPYRTILISGLRGVGKTVLLNEVEDIARKQGWIILRAYPNQEMIADLVNTTVPHAIATIEQPPQRRLSGGSIPGLGSIKTETHDRAEELRPTPTLITRLRDLSTSITDVGILITLDELQSADLDQLHQLATAVQDLMRDERDIAFVCAGLPRGVDELLQHEGTTFLRRAHRVDLHAVSPEDVRETLDITAKESGVPFTPPALDLATDICRGYPYLIQLVGSLSWAQAALEEAPHIDAAQVEAINQPAIDRMTQQVHRPALSRVPDGELSFLRAMAELMAASGEKSVSTGEIAAALGMKSPNGISTRRSRLITRDLIAPAGFGKVAFTLPYLEEYLLREG, from the coding sequence ATGCCCACCCCGCGCAATCCCTTCCGCCCCAGCTTCGGAACCTCCCCCTACTACCTGGCCGGCCGCAGCGACCTGCTGCAACACTTTCAACTGAGCCTGCTGGAAGGGCCCGGGTCCCCCTACCGCACCATCCTCATCAGCGGCCTGCGCGGCGTGGGGAAAACCGTGCTGCTCAACGAGGTCGAGGATATCGCCCGTAAACAGGGGTGGATCATCCTGCGGGCCTACCCCAACCAAGAGATGATCGCGGACCTCGTCAACACCACCGTGCCCCACGCCATCGCCACCATCGAACAACCCCCGCAACGCCGCCTCTCCGGCGGGTCCATCCCCGGGCTGGGCAGCATCAAGACAGAAACCCACGACCGGGCAGAAGAGCTGCGGCCTACCCCAACGCTCATCACCCGGCTGCGGGACCTATCCACCTCCATTACGGACGTGGGCATCCTCATCACCCTCGACGAGCTACAATCCGCCGACCTGGATCAGCTCCACCAACTCGCCACCGCCGTGCAGGACCTTATGCGCGACGAACGGGACATCGCCTTCGTCTGCGCGGGACTGCCCCGCGGCGTGGATGAGCTGCTTCAACACGAAGGGACCACCTTCCTGCGCCGGGCGCACCGGGTGGACCTGCACGCGGTCTCCCCGGAAGACGTTCGCGAGACGCTGGACATCACCGCCAAGGAATCCGGGGTGCCCTTCACTCCCCCGGCTCTGGACCTTGCCACTGACATTTGCCGCGGCTACCCCTACCTCATCCAGCTCGTCGGATCCCTGAGCTGGGCACAGGCCGCCCTGGAGGAAGCACCGCACATCGACGCCGCCCAGGTGGAGGCCATCAACCAGCCCGCCATCGACCGGATGACCCAGCAGGTCCACCGGCCCGCGCTGAGCCGGGTGCCCGATGGGGAGCTCAGCTTCCTGCGCGCCATGGCCGAACTCATGGCCGCCAGCGGGGAGAAGTCAGTGTCCACCGGGGAGATCGCCGCGGCGCTGGGGATGAAGAGCCCCAATGGGATCTCCACCCGGCGCAGTCGGCTGATTACGCGGGACCTCATCGCCCCCGCCGGGTTCGGAAAGGTGGCCTTCACGTTGCCCTACCTGGAGGAATACTTGCTCCGGGAGGGGTAG
- a CDS encoding electron transfer flavoprotein subunit beta/FixA family protein: MSNIVVLVKQVPDTWSERKLSEDDYTLDRDSADAVLDEINENAVEAALQLKEADSSRNVIVLSVGPSRATEALRKALSLGCDDAILVTDDDLAGSDVLGTAWTLSNALNQIEDIELVVCGNSSTDGGAGCIPGLLAEYRQIPALTHLEEISLENGTVTGKRVTEEGVFGLEAPTPAIVSVTEKSNEPRFAKFKLIMAAKKKEIKELSLADIGVDPANVGLASATTSVSAVAPKPPKSAGEIVTDEGNGGKQLVEFLVKEKLV; the protein is encoded by the coding sequence ATGTCGAACATCGTTGTTCTGGTAAAGCAGGTGCCGGACACCTGGTCGGAGCGCAAGCTCTCTGAGGACGATTACACCCTCGACCGCGACAGCGCAGATGCAGTGCTGGACGAAATCAACGAAAACGCGGTGGAGGCTGCCCTGCAGCTTAAGGAGGCCGATAGCAGTCGCAACGTGATCGTTCTGTCCGTTGGCCCCTCCCGCGCCACCGAGGCTCTGCGCAAGGCTCTGTCCCTGGGCTGCGACGATGCCATCCTCGTTACCGATGACGATCTGGCCGGCTCCGACGTCCTCGGCACCGCCTGGACCCTCTCCAACGCCCTGAATCAGATCGAGGACATCGAACTGGTTGTCTGCGGCAACTCCTCCACCGACGGCGGCGCGGGCTGCATCCCCGGCCTGCTCGCCGAGTACCGCCAGATCCCCGCCCTAACCCACCTGGAGGAGATCTCGCTGGAGAACGGAACCGTCACCGGCAAGCGCGTCACCGAAGAGGGCGTGTTCGGCCTGGAGGCCCCCACCCCCGCGATCGTGTCCGTGACCGAGAAGTCCAACGAGCCGCGCTTCGCGAAGTTCAAGCTGATCATGGCCGCCAAGAAGAAGGAGATCAAGGAACTCTCCCTCGCAGACATCGGCGTGGATCCCGCCAACGTCGGCCTGGCCAGCGCCACCACCTCCGTGTCCGCCGTGGCACCGAAGCCCCCGAAGTCCGCTGGCGAGATCGTCACCGACGAGGGCAACGGCGGCAAGCAGCTGGTCGAGTTCCTGGTCAAGGAAAAGCTGGTCTAA
- a CDS encoding THUMP-like domain-containing protein → MSFSAEELSFLTSASGAQALQRVQDRQRAGELQFSGSNSLASVATLRQEYGQMGRAIVELLRAREVLGRKMPAPMAQAWLADQSAAEQATPWAVAEFRAAHLHRVGVRTMADVTCSVGTELAAGQAAVPDVVGSDVDDVRLRMARVNVPGVPVARADATCPVWDVDAVVADPGRRNSSGRVSRVENLQPPLPDLVGPWRQRGVELAVKCAPGLDFTQVQAWAGQIDVVSVDGAVKEACVYTPGLCAPGLGGTAPAGSPVRRAVVLGQRPVLLTSQDEQIEPEDRGPGEHGRFIVDPDGAIVRAGLVRHYAARHGLWQLDPRIAYLTGPRVPEGHRGFEVHEWVPMKKLKAALKARQAGAVEILVRGVDVNPDQLRKSLKLRGTQPWSVVLTRVGKSAVAYLCQPVTG, encoded by the coding sequence GTGTCTTTTAGTGCCGAGGAGTTGAGCTTCCTCACCAGCGCCTCGGGCGCCCAAGCGCTGCAGCGGGTTCAAGACCGCCAGCGGGCCGGGGAGCTTCAGTTCAGCGGGTCCAATTCCCTGGCCAGCGTGGCGACGCTGCGGCAGGAATACGGCCAGATGGGCCGCGCCATAGTGGAGCTGCTGCGCGCCCGGGAGGTGCTGGGCCGCAAAATGCCCGCACCCATGGCGCAGGCGTGGCTGGCCGATCAAAGCGCGGCGGAGCAGGCCACGCCCTGGGCGGTCGCCGAGTTTCGCGCGGCCCACCTACACCGGGTGGGGGTGCGCACGATGGCGGACGTCACCTGTTCGGTAGGAACGGAGCTCGCCGCAGGTCAGGCGGCCGTGCCCGACGTGGTGGGCTCCGATGTGGACGATGTGCGCCTGCGCATGGCGCGGGTGAACGTGCCGGGGGTACCCGTGGCGCGGGCGGATGCGACCTGCCCGGTGTGGGACGTGGACGCGGTGGTCGCGGACCCCGGTCGGCGGAACTCCTCCGGCCGGGTCAGCCGCGTGGAGAACCTGCAACCACCGCTGCCGGATCTCGTCGGCCCGTGGCGGCAGCGAGGGGTGGAACTGGCGGTGAAGTGCGCGCCGGGCCTCGATTTCACGCAGGTACAAGCGTGGGCCGGGCAGATCGACGTGGTCTCGGTGGACGGGGCGGTGAAGGAGGCCTGCGTGTACACCCCCGGTCTGTGCGCCCCGGGGCTGGGCGGGACCGCTCCGGCCGGCTCCCCCGTGCGCCGGGCGGTCGTGCTGGGGCAGCGCCCGGTGCTGTTGACGTCCCAAGACGAACAGATCGAACCGGAAGACCGCGGCCCCGGGGAGCACGGCCGCTTCATCGTGGACCCGGACGGCGCCATCGTTCGGGCGGGGCTGGTGCGACACTACGCGGCGCGGCATGGCCTGTGGCAGCTAGATCCCCGCATCGCCTACCTCACCGGGCCGCGGGTGCCGGAGGGGCACCGGGGTTTCGAGGTGCACGAATGGGTGCCGATGAAGAAGCTTAAGGCAGCGCTCAAGGCCCGGCAGGCGGGGGCGGTGGAGATCCTCGTGCGCGGGGTAGATGTGAACCCGGACCAGCTCCGCAAGTCGCTGAAATTGAGGGGAACACAGCCCTGGAGCGTGGTTCTCACCAGGGTGGGGAAGAGCGCCGTGGCCTACCTGTGCCAGCCGGTCACGGGTTGA
- a CDS encoding NUDIX hydrolase, with the protein MAARLGPVAPRHASTVILLRDTLSGPEVYVQERASTMAFCAEMTVFPGGGVDSRDMPGDVNGDGRPSPKINWSGPDVAWWAERLQKPPSMARALVCAAVRETFEESGTLLASEMGGDIVADTADYRVQRARMENHELAFTDFMSDNHLVLRSDLLRPWANWVTPVEQPIRYDTAFFVAAMPEGQDTVGDTREATSTGWFRPSTLLDGWRSRKISLMPPTWAQLKLLDTFRTVAEVMEFSAGISVDPVTVEPVDEPYMAEYYLMETQMYGRPKRHFAPGMKFAVDPEDLPAHPFEDRPGSYFQYYIQ; encoded by the coding sequence ATGGCCGCCCGGTTGGGCCCGGTCGCGCCGCGCCATGCCTCCACAGTAATTCTGCTGCGGGATACGCTCAGCGGCCCGGAGGTTTACGTGCAGGAACGTGCGTCTACCATGGCCTTCTGCGCGGAGATGACGGTCTTCCCGGGCGGCGGCGTGGACTCGCGGGACATGCCGGGGGACGTCAACGGGGATGGCCGACCCAGCCCGAAGATCAATTGGTCCGGGCCGGATGTGGCCTGGTGGGCGGAGCGTTTGCAGAAACCGCCGTCCATGGCGCGGGCCCTCGTGTGCGCTGCGGTGCGGGAGACCTTCGAGGAATCCGGCACCCTGCTGGCCAGTGAGATGGGCGGGGATATCGTCGCGGACACCGCCGACTACCGGGTCCAGCGGGCCCGGATGGAAAACCACGAGCTGGCCTTCACGGACTTCATGAGTGATAACCACCTGGTGTTGCGCTCGGACTTGCTGCGCCCATGGGCCAACTGGGTCACCCCCGTGGAGCAGCCCATTCGCTATGACACGGCCTTCTTCGTCGCCGCGATGCCCGAGGGGCAGGACACGGTGGGGGATACCCGGGAGGCCACCTCCACCGGGTGGTTCCGGCCATCTACTCTGTTGGATGGCTGGCGTAGCCGCAAGATTAGCCTCATGCCGCCCACATGGGCCCAGCTCAAACTGCTGGATACATTCCGCACCGTGGCGGAGGTCATGGAGTTCTCCGCGGGGATCTCCGTGGACCCCGTGACGGTGGAGCCGGTGGACGAGCCCTATATGGCGGAGTACTACCTCATGGAAACGCAGATGTACGGTCGGCCCAAGCGGCATTTCGCGCCGGGCATGAAATTCGCCGTGGATCCGGAGGATCTGCCCGCCCATCCCTTCGAGGACCGGCCCGGTTCCTATTTCCAGTACTACATCCAGTAG
- a CDS encoding ABC transporter ATP-binding protein codes for MRGVSVVRGGREILQPLDWQVELDERWVIIGPNGAGKTTLMRLAGAQMFPTTGTVTLVGARLGGVDVREVRTAIGMSSSAFAQRIPGEEKVADLVISAGYDVLGRWREEYEPEDYDRAIEILESVGAYHLADQTWATLSEGERKRTLIARALMNDPELLLLDEPGAGLDLGGREDLIELLSDLALDPDSPATVMITHHVEEIPPGFTHGLLLDEGQVVAQGVLGDIMTPPNLTAAFHQPIDVTHTDGRWFARRTRRGGSHRHAGG; via the coding sequence ATGCGGGGGGTCTCCGTGGTGCGCGGCGGCCGGGAGATCCTCCAGCCGTTGGACTGGCAGGTGGAGCTGGATGAGCGGTGGGTCATCATCGGGCCCAACGGGGCGGGCAAGACCACCCTGATGCGGTTGGCTGGCGCCCAGATGTTCCCCACGACGGGCACGGTGACCCTGGTCGGCGCGCGCTTGGGTGGCGTGGACGTGCGGGAAGTGCGCACGGCCATCGGGATGTCCTCCTCCGCGTTTGCGCAGCGGATTCCAGGGGAGGAGAAGGTCGCGGACCTGGTGATCTCCGCGGGCTATGACGTGCTGGGGCGGTGGCGCGAGGAGTACGAGCCGGAGGACTACGACCGGGCCATCGAGATCCTGGAGAGTGTGGGCGCCTATCACTTGGCGGATCAGACGTGGGCGACGCTGTCCGAGGGCGAGCGGAAGCGGACGCTCATCGCCCGGGCCCTCATGAACGACCCCGAATTGCTGCTGCTGGATGAGCCCGGGGCGGGGTTGGATTTGGGCGGCCGGGAGGATCTCATTGAGCTGCTCAGCGACTTGGCCCTGGATCCGGACTCCCCGGCCACGGTCATGATCACCCACCACGTGGAAGAAATCCCACCGGGGTTCACCCACGGGCTGTTGTTGGATGAGGGCCAGGTGGTTGCCCAGGGGGTGTTGGGGGACATCATGACGCCACCTAACCTCACCGCGGCTTTCCACCAACCGATAGACGTGACACACACCGATGGGAGGTGGTTTGCCCGCCGAACACGCCGTGGGGGCAGCCACCGGCACGCGGGTGGGTAG